TCCCCGAAACtttggcggtaaatttgacttttctcaatTTGTTTGCAGATTATAATTTATGACGGATTCCGTCATAAATTAGCACAtgattttttataatttcaattttaaaaaaaaaatattatttcatgattCAACCACATTAATGCCAACACTTATTTGTTTGGGtgacatttcaagaatttcagaaaaaattaaatattttgatataataatttaatattaaatattgattatatcacaaatatatatatgtatatatatattgtcatccatacggttggatcgataaaaatattttaaaataatcgaaacataaATTCAAAACTAAACACTAAatagctgtactagtcaaactgatgcttgacttttaaaaaggcaaaccaaataaatttattttgatatgaaattttggttatatcacttatatatatatattgacatccatacggttggatcgatgaaaagtatttttaaaataatggaaacacaaattcaggattaaacaaTAGTTACTTGTAAAAGTCAAAatcatgcttgactgttaaaatggtaaaccaaataaaattattttgatatgtaactttggttatattaataatatatatatatatatattgacatccataaggttggatcgttgaaaaatatttttaaaataatcgcaaaaccaattcaggattaaacactagttaactgtactagtcaaactgatgcttgactgttaaaaaaggcaaacaatataaatttattttgatatgaaattttggttatatcactaatatatatatctattagcatccatacggttggatcgatgaaaagtatttttaaaataatagaaacacaaattcaggattaaacaaTAGTTAGTTGTAaaagtcaaactcatgcttgactgttaaaatgacaaaccaaataaaattattttgatatgtaattttggttatatcactaatatatatatctattaacatccataaggttggatcgttgaaaaatatttttaaaataatcgaaacaccaattcaggattaaacacggGTAAGCTCTACTactcaaactgatgcttgactattaaaaatggcaaaccaaataaatttattttgatatcaattttttgatatatcactaatatatatatttattgacatccatatggttggatcgatgaaaaatatttttaaaataatcgaaacaccaattcaggattaaacactagttagctatactagtcaaactgatgcttgactattaaaaaaggcaaaccaaataaatttaatttgatatgaaattttggttatatcactaatatatatatctattgacatccatacagttggatcgatgaaacgtatttttaaaataatcgaaacacaaattcagcactaaacactagttagttgtacaattcaaactcatgcttgactgttaaaatgacacgccaaataaaattattttgatatgtaactttggtcatatcactaatatatatatctattgacatccatacgcttggatcgatgaaaaatatttttaaaatattcgaaacatcaattcaggattaaacaccagttagttgtactagtcaaactgaattGTCATTAGTGTGTTAACTAAgcaaatccaactaactatattcatatttgtgttattttaatatgtttaaactctaattaattgtaaaattttatGTGTCAATAGTAAAAAAATTATGTTAGCTTGAGACCTGTTATATCAACAAAATCGAGCTAATTGTACTTACTATTTTGTTGAATTTATTTTAGTATGgggtgattattattttattttagaccgaatgaataatatgtattattttgttttagtttgaGGACATTATATCGAACCCACGaatttcctttcaaatttttattttgttaaagtcgggtccaataatataatatctttagcgtgattaataatatttatgattttattttagcccgattcCTCAAATCTAACTAACCATATGtagttttttaatttttatttaaaataggatcaatactccctccgtcccttaaTACATTTCCCATTTTGACTTTTTACACTGTTCAcggtaagcgattgactactaatttacatCTAATTTATAAAAGCAAATTTAGTCATGAGTGATCTTGTTAGATTCGTATTTATGAAtactttaatacaatgaaatttttatatttaatactattacgaaattaaagatattaacaatcaaaagtgtgcattggcaaacgtgtccaacacaaatgggaaacgtttttagggacagagggagtagtaTACTTTTGTTAAGCCCGTTCGagtaaattttatatattatttttattttaacgAAAACCGTTAGacatattataattatgttatgaatattaatctatttaacaaagtattttattttaaatattactataattacgaTGATTAGACTAACAACCAAATTTATATTATTCCGTTTTTAATATAATAACATAAATATAGATGTAGATTTTTCAAAAAAACTAATAACTCAAAACTAAATAAAAATTGTTATCATTCATTTTATTTACTTTCAAGTTCTTACAGGCCAACAACTTTCTCAGTTAGGCCCAACTAGAAGCTCAATTCACAGGCCGAAGTGTAAATCCCAGTAAACCAAAAAACAAAACCCTACAATTCAATCTTCTATATACCAAACTTTGTTCCGCCGCCTCCGTCACAACTTATGTTCCGCCTCCTTCCTCACATCGATTCAAATCGCTGCAAGCAAGTCTTCTACCTTTGTTTCTCCTTTATATCTATCTCTTTAATTCAGTTTGTGTTGCCGCTCTCTCTCTTTCTCAATCCTCTTCAATGCCAGTGTCGTTTATGCACTCTCTGGGCTCGAGATCGAGTCACAACTGTTGGGTTTTAATCTAAACTTAACTAGTTTATTTACCTGATTTAGTTGTTTGTTAATAATGGCATTTGTTAGGCATGTTTTTAGTAAAAGACTGAGTCTTACGTGGGTTCAGTTTCTTTAGGAGAGTCATGGTGAGTTTAGGAGTGCTTTATGTAAACGTTGCTGATTTGTAGGAATTGGTTTTTAGCTAGTTTGTTTTATATTTCCATTGCCTGTAACCAGTTCTGTGAGCTGTGATAATAATATATTAAGTTTTGCTTTCTCCAGTTTCAAAGTGTAAACAGGTGTGTGTGTTTCTTATATCAGGTTTAAAACTCTTCATTCTGGTATCAGAGCCTCGTAGTGTATGCCAAAGTATATGCCTAAACAGAGAACTATGGACGTGTCAAAGTCGAAGGAGGGATCACTGGGGCTCAACTATCCTATGCTGTCAAAGAATAACTATACGACATGGTCGTTAAAGATGAAAGTTAATATGGAGGCACAAGGCGTGTGGGAGGCAATTGAGTCCGATGGTAAGAAGTCACAGGTTGAGGTTCGTACAGATAAAATGGCGTTGGCAATAATTTACCAGAGTATTCCAGAGGAGATTTTACTGTCCGTAGCGGAGAAGAAGTCGGCACAGGAGGCTTGGGAGGCTATAAAAACCATGTGTGTAGGTGCTGATAGAGTGAAGAAGGCGAAGGTGCAGACCTTGAGAGCCGAACTAGAGTCTCTAACCATGAAAGAAACCAAGCAGATTGATGATTTCTGTATGAGGCTGTGTGGTATCGTAACAAACATACGTGTTTTGGGTGAGATAATGGAGGAATCATATGTTGTCAAGAAACTTCTCAGGGCAGTGCCAGCCAAGTATCTTCAAATTGCCTCTACGATAGAACAGTTTGGCAATCTTGAAGAAATGACAGTTGAAGAAACCTTGGGACGACTCAAAGCTCATGAAGAACGAATTCGTGGGACTACGGAGACCTCGGGTAATCAGCTGTTATTGACAGAGGAGGAGTGGATGAAAAAGGAAGCTCAGAATGGACAGTTGTTGCTTACAAGGGAGGAGTGGCTGAAGAAAATGTCACAAAATCAGAAGGGTAAGCGGGATGCTGAATCTAGAAACAAGGAAGGAAACCGAGGATACCGAGACAAGAGCAAGGTGAGATGCTTCAATTGCAGCATCTTGGGACATTATGCTTCTGAATGTCGTAAACCAAAACGAGAGAAGGAATCAAGACAAGAGGCAAATTTGACTCAAATTGAAGATGATGAACCTGCTTTGCTTTTAACGGAGTGTGatgaaaaacaagaaaaaatgtTTTTATTAGATGAAAGGAACGTGATGCCAAAATTAAAGCAAGAACCTGAAGCAAATTTGGAGTCAAATTTATGGTACCTTGATAATGGAGCTAGTAACCACATGACGGGAGTGCGTTCGAAATTTACTAAGCTTGATGAAAGTGTGACTGGTGAAGTACGTTTTGGCGATGGATCCACTGTCACAATAAAGGGAAAAGGTTCAGTGGTTTTGAGGTGTCAAACTGGTGAGGAACATGTGTTGAGTGAGGTATATTTTATTCCCTCTCTTTGCAACAATATTATTAGTTTGGGTCAACTAGCAGAAGAAGGTTGCAAAGTGGTACTTCATGGAGATTTGTTGTGGGTCAACGACAAAGATGGAAGATTATTGGTAAAAGTTAAACGTTCAAGAAACAAATTGTATAAAATAATCATTGAAGGAAGCAAACCTGCATGTCTGATGTCAAAGGCAGAAGAGGATTCTTGGTTGTGGCATTGTAGGCTCGAACATGTGAACTTCAAAGCTATGAATCTTATGTCTGACAAAGAGATGGCTCGAGGCTTACCAAAATTTGTTCAGCCAAATGAAATATGCAGAGGGTGTTTAATGTCAAAGCAAGTAAGGTCTTCATTTCCTCAACGAACTTCTTTTAATGCCTCGAAAATCCTGGACCTTGTGCACGGAGACATCTGTGGTCCTATATCGCCTTCAACACCTGGTGGAAAGAGGTATTTCTTTTTGTTGGTAGACGATTATAGTAGACTAATGTGGGTGTATTTTCTAACTACAAAAGATGAGGCATTCGAGTACTTTAAGAAATTCAGAGCATTAGTGGAAGATCGACCTGAACGAAAGATAAATGTGTTCAGAACAGACCGAGGTGGGGAATTCTGTTCGAGTAAATTTACTGAATATTGTGAGAATGCTGGAATTCAACGACATTATACAATACCGTATTCTCCACAGCAGAATGGCGTGGTTGAGAGGAGAAATAGGACGGTTGTAGCAATGGCAAGAAGCTTCCTAAAGGAGAAAAACATGCCACACAAGTTCTGGGCAGAAGCAGTAAGACACTCAATTTATGTGCTGAATCGGTTACCAACTAAGGTTGTTGTTGGGAAGACACCATACGAAGCATGGTCAGGTAAGATTCCAAATCTCGAATATTTAAAGATTTTTGGTTGCATTGCACATGTAAAAATTCCTAGTGTCAAAATAACTAAATTGGATGATAGAAGTAAAGTTTTGGTATATTTGGGAAAAGAGCCCGGTACAAAGGGCTGCAGGTTGTATGATCCTAAAACTAACTCCCTCCAAGTTAGTCGAGATATTGTTTTTGAAGAAAACAAAAGCTGGCCATGGGAACAGGGCTTCGAGGACAACAATTCTCAAAGTTCATTTGTCATAGAAAACGGAAAAACGGTTGAAGAAGCAGATGGTGAAACAACAGATTCTGTAAGTGATTTTTCTGATATTGCTACACCAACACAAAGTCGTGTGAATAACACCATTCAATCGTCTGATGAAGAAAGTGAGCCCAGGCGTTTCAGGCAACTTTCTGATATTTACAATGATACTGAAGAGGTGGAATTACATGATGAGTTGATGCTGATGGGGATTGAGGAACTTGTATGCTACAGTCAGGCAATAAAAGAAAAATCATGGGAAAAGGCCATGACAGACGAAATCGAAGCCATAGAGAAAAACGGGACTTGGAAGTTGGTCGAGTTACCAACTGGGCACAAACCCATTGGACTGAAATGGGTGTATAAAATAAAAAGGGACACGGAAGGGAGGATTTTAAAGTACAAAGCGCGGCTTGTAGCAAAAGGGTATGTTTAAAAACACGGTGTGGATTATGAGGAGGTTTTTGCTCCAGTAACTAGGTTGGAAACAGTCCGTTTACTCCTTGCACTTGCTGCTAAAAATAGCTGGGAAGTGCATCATCTTGATGTAAAGTCGGCATTTTTAAATGGTGAGTTAAGTGAGGATGTGTATGTGTGTCAGCCAGAAGGGTTTGTGGTGAAGGGAAAGGAGAATCTTGTGTATAAACTAGCTAAGGCCTTGTATGGATTAAAACAGGCCCCAAGGGCCTGGTATGCAAAGCTTAACTGGTGCTTGAAGAATCTGGGTTTTATCAAATGTCCTTATGAACCAGCTGTGTACACTAAACGAATCGGTAATGAAGTCTTGCTGGTGGGAGTCTATGTTGATGATTTACTAGTCACAGGCACTAGTGTTGAAAGCATTAATTTTTTCAAGAAGCAGATGACAGAATCTTTTGAAATGAGTGATCTCGGAAAGCTCTCTCACTATCTGGGAATAGAAGTGAAGCAAAGTGCTGATGGCATCTAGTTGAAACAGAGTGCATATGCGAAGAAAGTGCTGCTGAAGGCTGGTTTGTTTGAATGCAATCCAGTAAAGTATCCAATGGAAGAAAAATTGCAGATGCATAAAGATGAAATCGGGAAGCCTATAGATCCAACTCAGTTTAAAAGCATTGTGGGGGGTCTTCGATATCTAGTTCATACTCGTCCTGACATAGCTTTCGCTATAGGGATTGTTAGCCGCTATATGGAGAGACCCACAGAACTCCACTATAGTGCAGTGAAACATATTTTACGCTATGTAAAAGGCACTTTGGATTATGGTCTGCACTATGCAAGAGGAACAGGTAACTACATATTATCGGGGTTTTCTGACAGTGATTTGGAAGGAAATATTGAAGATAGGAAGAGCACAGGAGGCATGGTGTTCTATCTAAATGACAGCTTGATAACTTGGGTCTCTCAGAAGCAGAGGTGTGTTGCTCTTTCTTCTTGCGAAGCTGAATTCATGGCTGCTACGGCAGCAACATGCCAGGGTGTATGGTTGCAGAAATTGCTAAGTCAAATCGTCAATGTCAAGCTAGGTCCTGTGGTAATGTATCTGGATAATAAGTCAGCTATAGACTTGGCAAAGAATCCAACGTTTCATGGTCGAAGCAAGCATATAGACATTCGTTATCACTTTATTAGAGAATGTGTTGAGAGAGGAGAAATTGAACTCAAGCATGTTAGCACTAACGAACAGAAGGCAGATGTTTTGACAAAGGCCCTGGGAGCAGTCAAGTTCGAGCGTATGCGTGATTTGCTTGGGATGAAGAAGTTGTCTGCATAAGTTTAGATTAAGGGAGTGTTTTGTTGGGTTTTAATCTAAACTTAACTAGTTTATTTACCTGATTTAGTTGTTTGTTAATAATGGCATTTGTTAGGCATGTTTTTAGTAAAAGACTGAGTCTTACGTGGGTTCAGTTTCTTTAGGAGAGTCATGGTGAGTTTAGGAGTGCTTTATGTAAACGTTGCTGATTTGTAGGAATTGGTTTTTAGCTAGTTTGTTTTATATTTCCATTGCCTGTAACCAGTTCTGTGAGCTGTGATAATAATATATTAAGTTTTGCTTTCTCCAGTTTCAAAGTGTAAACAGGTGTGTGTGTTTCTTATATCAGGTTTAAAACTCTTCAACAACTTGCTCGATTTCTTGACGGTGATACACCAGATTTCGGGGAGCTTGCATCTTACAAGCCAACATGTCATACATTCTAGTCATTCAAGGAGCATATTCAAAGAGTCTTGTGAGCTAAATATCCAAGTAAATATTGTACTACAAAAGAGTAGGAGGATATTGGACACTATAAGCGCGCACAGGATGTTTGATATAATTCCTAGCTGAAAAAGAGATGGTTTTACTGTATTCTAATAgtaaatattgaattgtttgatCCATTAAAGCCGGTGGTCTAGATATTTTCAATTTTATTCATTTGCGTTAATATTGTTGTTTACGGAGCCTTATTATGTTTCGGAGACTTGTAATGGTGTGTTTAACTACTGTGAGGAGTGTATGAATGCGAGGAGACAGGGGAATGTGGTTCCGTTTCATTTGTGTGTGAATGATGTCGTTACGGTGTTGTTTCGATCTCCGGCTGGACCGATTGCTAAGCCTAATTGTTACTGAATGGCGCTGTGATGTTCTGGTACTATTTTGTATAGAAAATGAGGGGGGATGATAACATAACTTATCTGTAACTTATCGGTCCTGCATTGTGATGATATGCTTTGCTTATGACTTATAACTAGTTTCTATATTGGATAAatattagtactctatatttgCACCAATGTAAATGTAAGGATTGGTGATTTAATGGTGTTTTTGAATTGTTAATTTTATACATAATTGGTTGAGCAGCATTTTCTGCTGTTTTTTTTTAAGATTGGTGTTCGTTAAAATCGACCGATTTTGGTcgaattaattataatattttgtCCAGATTTGG
This sequence is a window from Apium graveolens cultivar Ventura chromosome 9, ASM990537v1, whole genome shotgun sequence. Protein-coding genes within it:
- the LOC141684975 gene encoding secreted RxLR effector protein 161-like yields the protein MEEKLQMHKDEIGKPIDPTQFKSIVGGLRYLVHTRPDIAFAIGIVSRYMERPTELHYSAVKHILRYVKGTLDYGLHYARGTGNYILSGFSDSDLEGNIEDRKSTGGMVFYLNDSLITWVSQKQRCVALSSCEAEFMAATAATCQGVWLQKLLSQIVNVKLGPVVMYLDNKSAIDLAKNPTFHGRSKHIDIRYHFIRECVERGEIELKHVSTNEQKADVLTKALGAVKFERMRDLLGMKKLSA